The genomic DNA ACAATCTACTACATCCATTACGTTTTTGACcatattcaaagattcTTCGGCAAGAATTAAAACTTTACCATTAGCGGACAGCCTCTTTCTATGCCGTCTTGCTTTTGGAGACATGGAAGATTTATGAACGCTTATTGTCCAGTTTGTTGGTAAATTGAGTAGAGTTTGGCGTACTTGTGATCTCGCAGGTTCCGGCAATGAGTTTCCTGCAAACTTAGAAATCAATGAATAGACTTTTTTAACAGTTCCAACCACTTCCATTTTTATAACTCTGGACTGATCATCTAGAGAATCAGaagcatcaaaaaactcCTCATCCGAATCATCATCCGAATCGTTACTAATGTCGCTTCCGCATTCCTCTTTGTCATGTATGTTCCTTGGAGGATGGGAAACTGGTTTGCCTCGCTTAAGAAACTTCTTAtcctttctttctttctcaaCTTGGGTTTGCAGGACCGAAACCCTATTTGTGAGCTGCTTGTTAGCTAATTTTAGGAGATGCAAGCATGCCATTAATCGTTTTTTCGATTCAATAGACATGTTTAACTGATATTCCTTCAGGTTGCCTTTACTCTTAGCAAGAGCTTTAGTGATCTTCTGTCGCTTCGAAACATTGTCGCTACCTAAATCGTAGTTGGGTTCATCGCTTTTGGGGATATCATTAAAAGATTCCCTTGAAGGTCCCCGCTCTTTCTCAAGTAAGATAGATGCAGCCCTCTTTTTACTGTTCATCTCATAGAGCGTGACAACGTTATTGATAATGGAATTCCGACGCACCTTTTCCAGCAGAGAATATTGTGAGCCCTGCAATGCTTGACTATTTAAACCCGGatcctctttttttatcacttcttttttgttttcaagtTCCTTACTTAGCACATGCTCGTCTGCATGTGAATTCCTTAAAACATCAAGCATCTCAGCAGCTTGAACATCTTCTTCTGATAGACTCGGATGTTGTCTCAACGGCATTACGGTAATTATATTCTTATGATAATGTTAATGAAGTCTCTGGATGTATTCAAATTCACTTTTGAATAGAAAACCGGCTAGTTgcaatcaaaatcttcGTTACAATTTTGGTTACTACCAAAAACTTGCAAATCGTACCGTCTTCCTTCCTTCTATATTATACCTCTAGCCACTTTATTCGAAGGATACAATTGTGACACCAGAATTTGGGGAGGTTTCCAATAGCGTATTAAAAATATCGCGATTATTTCTTGTATATTGTACATTTGAGcatcttgttttttttcatctgaTTCGGATGCGAGTATATGTCAGGTCTGGAAAATTGGTGTGAAACGGACCGATATTTCAGACATTTCACCTAAAAATGCTAACGAGAATGTATCTATCTGCTTTCTTATAAATACCTACACTGAGTAATTATGTTTACCAACATAAAATGGACCACAATTAAGCGATTCAACAGTCAATGGCGACAACTGGCTCAATgctatgaaaaattacCCGAAAAACTGTCATTACTATTacaagatgaagagggcACCAGAAGGACGATCCGCTGTGGAGTTATATTGCCTCGCAGGCAAGAAACTAACCACTCCGAATTCATCAGTGCTCTGCTCTCTGATGTTTATGCTCGAGATCAAACATGGTTCAGAACGTTAGTAACGCGATATcatggaaagaatgtttcCAATGTACTGATGAGGTACGGTCAGCAACTTGACTTACTTAAATCTGAGAGATCGATAATGTTGACACTGCCATCGCcgtttttgaaaaggtaCGACGTTGAGTTCTTAGAGTTTCATGACAATGAAAGACCGGAATATGAAAGGGGCTGCCATTTATATGTTGATTTAGGTGACTCACCGTCTCGTGTCTGGCCTACAATAAGCATCAATGACACTAAAATATCTAAAGAACTACTTCTCTCCAGCTCAGTTAATGCAAAACTTGCTCTTAAAGCCACGATAGATTTTGTGCGAGATAAATCTACTGTTGATGAATACCTAAGAAATATGGAAACTTCAAACTTTGATAACATCTCAAAAAGATTGGGAAGTATCcttgaagataaagaaacaatattcaaaaatcttcagAAAAGtataattgaaaatatcaaaaggACAGAACTTCCCTTGGAACggaaaaagatgatagAATATGagagaaaacaaatgatgAGCGAAATCGAAAGCTGGAGTCAATTAGCACATTTAGAACTGCAGACAGTAATTAATCCTCTTCTCGACCAATTTTCGAGGGAGCACCTGTCGATATGGAAAATCTACACCTACTCTGAAAGCAAATTGAAGCTAAATTTACTCGAACTTCTCGTTGAACCTCTCACTCAcctaaaaatgaaaagctCTTTGTTCAAGCTCTCGGGCAAATTGCAACTTGATGACACTCTGGCATTGAAGTCGCCTTTAGAAATACAAAATATTGGTCAAAGAGTTTTAAAACTTCACGGGAAAGCAAATAAGGCTATCtatcagaatttttttagcttGCAATTGCCATTAATTCTCTGCTCTGTAGTAGGTGGACTTTCTGAACAATTCTCCTTTTATTCAATGGGGTCGCTGGCGTCTTTCGGTATTGTTCTTGGGTTCAAAAGGGTGATGTCTTATTGGGATGAAACCATGAAAAGTTTACAACAAGATATTATAGCAAATATAAGAGAAAATATAGAGAAAGATAAAGCAATGCTGGTGGCAAGTGGTAGAGAACGCTTCAGTGAGAAAGAGTTCAAGCTcgatcaaaaaataaaaataatagacTCGTTACCCAacgaattgaaaaaatgattcaGTAGTATACAACATAAAAAATGTATGTATGTACATGTATTAAACCAAATATGCatattcttcatcactCACAGTTTTATATCGAACCCAAGGAAAAGACTGATATTGCAATTGCTCCTCTTCTATTTTGAGATACTCGACCTTCAGTCCACTACAAGTACAATAAGGCACCTCGAATCTCATAGTTACCAGGTTCGAAGCAAGGCTGATGGTTTTCGAGACATCATCTTCGTGAATTTGTTTGTAAAGCTCTTCTAATTTGGGCCCTTCTCTTATTGGAGGTGGATTCATTGAGTTTCTTAGTTCCTCCACCTCTTTTTCATACTCTTCTTTGTTGAATAAAGCAAATTCTGCAGTCATTGATAGTTTGGTCTCGCCGTGCCCACCTTTCATGGCTCCAACTTCCCAAAGCAAAAAATCTTCACtcaagttgaaaagaacatTCCCTGTACTGCTTTTGAACCTTGCTGGCTTGCGCAGGTCTATTTCATAGTCTTTAAATATTTGTGATAATGGAACTTTAACGCTTAAACCTGAAGTGGAATTTTGGCCCTTGAAATGAGTTTCAATAGTCACTAATATTTGTactttgtattttttgattttggcTTTGACTTCATATGAGCTTAATTTAAGCATGGGTGGGTCATTTACATGTCTCTTCAGTTCATACTTACAAAGAACAAAGTCTCCATCGGGTGGAATAAATTGAATctccttttcattcaatgaTTCCAGTGAAACACATTGATGAAACTTGGAATTTGATATGAATTGAGcatctcttttcaacaatttgtTTATTGCAATTTTTAGCTTTGGCATTCCTGACAGATaagatttgcaaaatatttgaccatgaatcaaatttgtTCGGATAATACCTTGCTCGAAATCCATGAAATACTGGACCCGTTCTATCACATCAAGAAAGAACTCATTTTTACCATAATGTATACCTTTTGTTCTCCAAGAAATTGGCATCACTGTTGTATTAGCAATAAAGCTATTGTATGTATCAACACCTTCCTCGTCGAAAGTATCTTTCGTactcgtttttttttcgttgGTACTTTTCGATATTTGTAGATATTTGTATAAATCCGGCATACCACTAACCCTCTTAGATTTCTTCTTAGCTTCATTGTCGCTTTCTTCACTGTCTTTAGCACTGGCATCTCTCAATTGATTTATAATAGTGGAATCAGGCATGTTGATCTTGATTCTCACATAATCCTTCAGTATACTAGATTCAGTTGATTGGACGATACCAAAATCTATGGTTTCCTCAAAGAGTTCCATTATCAATAAAACATTATCTAGAATCATATTTCTATCAAGTACTGGTGTTTCTAGGAACTTTTTGAGGAGCAAGTGGAACTGATCCAAGAATGAAATGACACACATTATATCACAGTCATAGTCGCTCGTGTGAACAGCCGAGAGAAATATCAGTGAATCCCTCTTGATTCTTATGAAGTGCCAGTTCAACGACGTAGTAATTGGTGGTGAAGCCGGTTCATATACTCTCTTGAACAATTGGGCGATATACCGAAGGTTCGGTATTGACTTTATATTCTTCGATATTAGGGGCTCCAgattttcatcaagtaTGTATATGCATGAAGACATCAGAGTGCCGACTTATTTAAAGTAAAACTTAATTGAATGCTAACAGGACCTTTGCCTATCCTGTACTTTTCTTTACCAGTAATTTACCAGTAAcgttcaactttttttaaaCCGCGGCCAACCCTAATTCAAGTtaatgaaaatgttgaTACACTCACCGCCAACCAATTGGGTTTTGCAATGTACAATAAATTGACCAAAGTGGCACCTATTGCTCTCTCTGCAGCTGAAATAAACAAGAAACTTGCCGAAATACCCAGTTGGCTAGTCGTGAACAATGTATTGACAAGGGATATTAGATTCAAGGATTACGAAACAACATGGGCATTTCTCAATCAGGTTGCAATGAGATCACATTTGTGGGGTCACCACCCAACTATTACAACGACGTATAGTCAGGTCAAACTAGAACTTACTACTCATTCTCTCGAAAATAAGGTTAGCGACATCGATCTGAAACTTGCGAAAAGATATGAAAGATATGTAAACCTCTacgaaaaaaattgaatacGTACATATATACAGATAAAAGATTGGCAATGCACTAGTTAAGGTGCACTAGTTAAGGTGCACTAGCATCTTTGCCGTTCTTTGACTGAATCCTTCGCTCGAACTTATCgaattctttcaatgcaACCTCTTCTTCTGGATCGAGCATTTGAACCACACTTTGAACCTCTTCAACGTAGTGTTTAAGCATGGACTCAATGCCATGCTTTAACGTATCCTCACTCGAAGAGCAAGACTTGCACGCACCCTGTAATTTAAGATACACAGTACCTGATTTGGGGTCAAACGCCCGATATTGAATATCACCGCCATCGTCCTGAATTGCTGGTCTAATTCTTGTCTGGATAATCTCGTCGATCATGTCGCTGACCTCTTTGTCCTCTTCCGTTAGGTCAAATTTGGGCATCGTCATCTCATAACCGACTTCTTGGCTATCTTTCGCACTGTGAAACTCCTCCGTAAGTGTATTTTCGCCAGAGGCCAAATGTTCAGTCAGTAACTCGATTACCTTGGAGTTCACTTGATTCCAGTGAACCATAGGATCCTTGTTAACTGTTATAAAATTATCGCCGATCATCAGTGACTCAACGCCGGGACATTGCACAAAAATGCGCTGAGCGAGTTTGGAATGCGATATTAGTGAATCGTCCGTATTCTTAATCTCCACACTACTGCTACCATGGTCTTGAAGCAATTCTCCATCCGTGGAGACGAATTTTACAGCGTTCTCGTTAGGTGTGGTCAAGGTCTTGATTGAAATCCACCTTTGTGCTACCGCAGGCTGCCAACTAAAGCGACCCCTAGAAGCCAACCCTAAGACACTACCAACTCGACTTTTGAACATTATCACTAACAAATATCCTCTAGAGCTAAAAATCCTTGGTACCTTTCTTCTaaatttgaatatcatTGTTAGTGATTACCAACAATTTCGTATTTGTATAATCTCCAAAATATCTCACACGTGAATTTCACATGCCTGCAGCAAACAGTAAATCGAGATTGGGCAGCTGAAGTGCTTGCTACGACCTGCTAGCAGCGCTAATCTACTGGTATGGCGTGTATCATAGTTATGGCCGCATATCTATAGTCCTGTCTCTATTAGTATCCCAAGTTGAAGGCCGATAAGCTggtcaaatattttgggCCGCTGCATCAATTAACACGTTCTTACCTCATGGAAAAGACATACCAATCACCAAGAGTCATGATGCAAGTATTTTTGAAGCAAGCTGAAGACATTGCCAGCACTGATGAAGACCAAATGAGCATGCTTGCTGCACGCTGTGCATTGGAGCGATGCCATTTGCTCGAAAAACAGGGGCTCATTCTTAACGGGTGctaaaatgaaaaataggAGCCATTAAAATAATTTATCGAATATACCAAATCGCGATataaaattgataattGTGACCTCTGTTTATCTAAGAGAAGCAGGTTGTGAACTGTTCTCTGTCTGGGTTGTAGATTGTATAACTATCAATTAGAGAAATGCAGCTGCTTCGACTACTGGCCACATTATGGGTTTTGCTGAATGCTGGCATGGTTCATGCCAACAGACAAAAGATCAACGAGAAAGTGATTCAGACATGCTCTGGAATGTACTCTAAGGAAGATTGGGGAGGTAAGGTTGATCCTTTCATCTCATTTAATATGAAGCAGATTAGCGAATTAGCCGAAAACGATCCGGGAGTCATTGTAGCgatttttgattatcaaGATTACCAACATTTAGGCgcaaaaacaaatgatgaCAGGAATTATTATGTATGTGATGATTATGCTATTGAGTTGAGCCTTTGTGATGCCGAGCATAAGAACGAGTTCATTGTAAGAGACATTGCCTATGATCCATTTACAGAAACCAACAGAACTTTGGTCAATCAGGTGATGACATTTTCGCAAGACACTGTGGGATTACATGACACCAAGTATCCGGTATTAAAAACCGGTTACTTTTGTGTAGCTGCAATCTCAAGCTCTGACAACACCAAGTTTAATGCtgtcatcaatttcagaaatgCCTATGGTAATTTAGCGGCCGCTGAGGTTAACAAATTACCGCTTTATGGGCTATTGGCTATTGGATACGTCATTGCAATGGCACTGTATTCGTTTGCATTCTGGAAACACAAGCATGAGTTATTACCTTTGCAAAAGTACTTGTTGGCATTCTTCGTTTTTTTAACAGCAGAGACAATATTCGTATGGGCATTTTATAATATTAAAAACGAAAAAGGTGATTCAGCTGGTTTAAAAGTATATGTTGTATTTCTTGCCATTTTATCAGCGGGTAAGGtaacattttcttttttccttctaTTGATCATTGCTTTAGGATACGGTATTGTTTTCCCCAAATTGAACAAGACATTGATGAGGCGCTGCCAAATGTTTGCTGCATTTACTTACGCACTTTGTATTGCGTTTTTGATTCAAGACTATTTACAAGATCCTGACTCTCCCTCTCTGCTTATTTTCATTACGGTGGTTCCATTAATGCTCACTATGTTCGCCTTTTACtttatgattttgaaatcaatgaCCAACACAGTCCGTTATTTGAGAGAGCAAAGGCAAATGGTCAAGTTGAACATGTACAGAAAGTTACTTACAATCATTTATgcttctcttttgattGTAGCAGCTGGTTTGGTAATATCTACTTTTGTCTTTGTAGGTATGAATACTATCCAAATGGTGGAGCAACATTGGAGAACtagatttttcttcacagACTTCTGGCCAACGCTAGTTTACTTTGGGGTCTTTGTGATCTTTACATTTATTTGGAGACCAACGGACACCTCCTATATGTTAGCATGTTCTCAGCAATTACCTACTGATCCAGAAAACGTGGCCGATTTCGATTTGGATGACTTACAATCTTTGGGTGAACCAAGTAACAATTTTGATGACACAATTAGAGATGATGATATGATATTTactgatgatgaggataaTGGAAACGAAAGAGAGAATCAAAAAGCCAATCAGGAGCCAAATAAAATGTCAAGTAAACCAACATAAATTGAAAACGGAGAATGAGAGGTTCATTTAAAGCGAACAAACTTATAATTCCTGTTTTCGATGgcagaaatttcaaatcagtTTATTTGTGATTTTAATATGACactgaaaatattttaaatAAATTCAACGGTTTCTATAAACccaaaaaaatctaaatTATTATATACTATGCACACCAACTTTTATATATCAATCGTTGTATCAATCTTAAAAAAGGATATAAGTATTGTCTATGTAATAATGCAGGGTTTTTGTAGTTCTATAAAATTGAACAGTCCATTGTTAACTATTTAAGATGAAAAGTCTTGCCGATTGTggttttcattttccttgCAGCATTTGATCCTGCATTGTGATGGGCTTCGGAGGTTTTTGGGAActcttcttcgtcatcgtcatctcTCGGAGCAGAAAATTGGCCAAGTGCATTTAATCTTCTTTCCCTCTCTATTGCTGTTTCAGGTTCTTCTTCTCCAGAATATCCTAATACGCTATTTGCTAAATCACCGCTTTCCTCATCATAACTGTCACGATCACCTGAATATTCAGAATCATCCTCATATTGATCAGTGTCATCTTCATATTGTTCATCtccatcttcttcttcttcgtcctcgtcttcctcttcatcttcttcttcgtcatcttctGATAATGAATGCCTGTTTTTTGGTGCAGGAGTTAAATTTCgcaccattttttttaaatcatcTGTTTGCGTTTCAGCACTGCTAGGATTGCTTGGTTGTGGTTTTGCTTTCAGCCCAACTGCTGATAAAGCCTTCGAAACAACGCTACCGCTTCTCTCTCTGGCAAAGTTCTTTGTTTTGTCCGCATGAGTATTAATTTTGTAACGCCGTAAAACTTCaccctcttcatcttctatAATTAACAAATTGTCAATCTTGTATGCATAATATTTGTTATTGCGATCTGCATCTACAAGACCATGcattttgataaagtttGGTGGAGTAActatcttttgaagattccTTAGACTGTGGGCAGATTTTTCACTCAAAGTTCTGGACAGACTGGACGAAATACTTGCCTCTTCGTCCTTTGGAGGTTTGTCAAATTGTGCTTGATCTATAATTTCACCgtctttattttcaataataatcttattattttcttgatagGCGATATGTGCTTGTTGTTCTCTCTTTCGCAGTCTCTCGGCTCTCTCAGATTCGGTTGAGCTCTTTGATTCGTTTTCCCAATCTTTATGTTCGTTACCTTCCGAAGCAGTTTTCTCTAAATCTTGCTCGTGCCCATGCTCTTTATACTCCTTTTCGTCAACCTCATCCTCAATATCCTGCAAATCGGGATTTCCAGTATTTGTTGCAAAGGAATCCAATCCATGTATGATATGTGCAGTTGTACGACCATCCATTACATTCAGTGTCTCTTGAGTATTCTCACTTGATGTTTGCTGTTCAGATTTGTCAAGAGCTgcctcttcatcttcttcactttcGCCCTCTCCTCCCTTAGCGGTACTTAAAGCAAATGTGGCAGCTCTGGCCTCCTTTTCGCGTTGTAGTCTCTCTCTACCCAAGTCATTAAGTTCTTCATCATAATCTTCATGATCCTTTGTACCACTTTTAGATAAAACGCCGAAGAGttctcttctctttctatGTCTTTTCTTATGTTTACGTCTTCTCATGCCACCAGCAGGTTTGGCAGGAGTTCCACTTGTTTCAACCTTTTCATGAACACCAGAAACAGATGGTGCTTCTGTATCGACACGTTGTAAGGAAAAAGACCTTCCAGTTTTATCCAATGAAGGTAATCTTTGCATCCAAGAACTTTTACCATTGCCATTGGTTGTATGTGTTGTAAATGTCTTGGTCAAAGTAATTGTATTCAAATGGCGACCGAGGGTGATAATAGCAACCGATGAACCATGAACAATAATAGAAGttacaatgaaaaaagaggtCATAGGCCATAAACATGCGATAAGTTTCCAATGAGGTGACCCTTCTTCCGGTAGGTCACTAAGCGGAGTCTCTTCGTTATTGACGCTTAGTTCTAATTCACTTCGGGCCAATATGGCAGCAAAAATTGCACCAACACCAATTGGTCCAAAGTGCCCAACAAACATCGCTTCACGCCAGGATTTTATATCTGGTATAAatggtttcaaaattaaaattGCGGGTATTCTTCTTAAGAAAATGAcaacaaaagaaagaataatcAATCTCCAAATATTAGTTCCGATTGCAGGATTATTAAATTGTTCCCAAGGAATGATTGCGccaaaataaatgaaatatgCATAGTTTAGTAAAACATCTATCACAGTAGATATATTACTATCATGAGTTTTCTCTGAAAACCAACCGTCCCAGGAAAAGGCTGTACCAGCAGCAAAAGAGACTAGCAAATCATCAACACCAAGCAATGAACCAAATCCCGCGCACATAAATGCCAAAACCACGTAAAATGCTAAAAACGATTCGCGATCGATGATTCCACTCTTTTCGGCATATTTGATACAAACTTTACCAAGGTATCCTATGACGACACCTAAGAAACAACCGAAAATGCATTCATAAAGGATGGTAACACAAATCCAGTCTTTGACAATTTCCCTACCATTACCAGCGTGAATGATCAGGTTTAAAGATAGGTAAATAAAAGGAAATGCCATCCCATCATTACACCCCGATTCGGCAGATAGTAGGTTTCTTAAATGGCCAGGAACTCTTTGCGCAAATTTACCGGACACGACAGATTGAGCCAAGATAGGATCCGTTGCTGTGATGCAGGAAGATACCAACAAACTATCAGCAAAATTCAACGCTGGCATCACTATCCAAACGAATAAACCTATTATCAACCACCCCGACGTCATCACGGGAAGTAGCAGCAATGCAACAGAGTACCAATGTTTCCACATGTACTTTCTGGGCAGCTCGACGGCCACAGCAAAAATCTGTAAACATAAAACGATCCTGGTAATTTCTAAAGTTATACTATCGGAATGACCCCATGATAGAGGATTGAACCAGTTCAAACAGTGAGGCCCAACGATAAGTCCAAATATCCCTGCAACAGTAGACTCACCAATATAAAGTTTCTCCTTCACGAATAAAGACACTAAAGAAAAGATAGATGAGAAAACACCAACACACGCATACGCAACGTGAGCTTTTGATACTTCCAGTTGCTCCCAAATGGCCATAATTAGTAAGCCTGTTGTACAGTAATGCGGCTATGTTTGCATACACTTCTAAAGTATCGCTAAAATCCAAGAtctttcctcttttttgattggtAAATCATGAAGATTACAGTTCAGATAGAGATcagaaaacaaaggaaaTCCATTCAATCTCTTCTCACATTTAAGAAAGGGTCCTTCTCACTTCCTTTTTGCGACAGAAAAACAGAACACAGGGTAACACCATAAACGAGGCGCAGGGTTACCAAGACTGGCCGGGTGTCCGGCTTTCTGACCTCCAAAAATCTCCTGTGTCCGGGTCACCGCACTGCTTGATGCATGGGTCTACGAGATTTCTAAAATGTTTCTCAAACGTTTCCTGAGCCAATTTCGTTTTTATGACCACTTTGGAAAAAGCTCCCTCGTGAAATGATCATTTTCCTAAGCCTTTCGGTACCGTGGTGAACGGCTTTTCTGGTGTTAGCCAGTTCGCTTGTGTGCTTGTGACTGGCTCTTCTCCGGTTAACCAGTTCTATGTGTATAGTACTAAAATTAAAGCACATTGAGATCTGCAAGCAACGTAGGGCATGAGATAAGATTCAGATCTTCTTGTGCGTTCAGTGCGTACATCGTATTGTGCTACTCTACTCTTCTTGGTTGGGTTTTGCAGTTGAACAGATAGACGCATGCCTGCTTCGATGTCAGCACATCGGTGCTCATTTGTATCGCACGCACGGACAAAGGGTGCATGCAGGTCTCTAGCAAATGCGATTCCTGATAACTAGCAGTCTTGAACTAGAATGTATAGCCATCCCTGCTCAACGGTCGTCGTCTCAAGTGTCTACACCGCGACTATATCGTTGCAACTCACTAGGTAAACTGTTGATAAGGACTGGGTGTTTCTTAGTCCGGGTAACTGCTAccaagaaaataaaaatagtAATATACAGTTTTCTATATGCTTTCTGGTCAAATAAATCCTTTGACTTGATAG from Zygotorulaspora mrakii chromosome 7, complete sequence includes the following:
- the APM2 gene encoding Apm2p (similar to Saccharomyces cerevisiae APM2 (YHL019C); ancestral locus Anc_2.555) encodes the protein MSSCIYILDENLEPLISKNIKSIPNLRYIAQLFKRVYEPASPPITTSLNWHFIRIKRDSLIFLSAVHTSDYDCDIMCVISFLDQFHLLLKKFLETPVLDRNMILDNVLLIMELFEETIDFGIVQSTESSILKDYVRIKINMPDSTIINQLRDASAKDSEESDNEAKKKSKRVSGMPDLYKYLQISKSTNEKKTSTKDTFDEEGVDTYNSFIANTTVMPISWRTKGIHYGKNEFFLDVIERVQYFMDFEQGIIRTNLIHGQIFCKSYLSGMPKLKIAINKLLKRDAQFISNSKFHQCVSLESLNEKEIQFIPPDGDFVLCKYELKRHVNDPPMLKLSSYEVKAKIKKYKVQILVTIETHFKGQNSTSGLSVKVPLSQIFKDYEIDLRKPARFKSSTGNVLFNLSEDFLLWEVGAMKGGHGETKLSMTAEFALFNKEEYEKEVEELRNSMNPPPIREGPKLEELYKQIHEDDVSKTISLASNLVTMRFEVPYCTCSGLKVEYLKIEEEQLQYQSFPWVRYKTVSDEEYAYLV
- a CDS encoding uncharacterized protein (ancestral locus Anc_2.556): MFTNIKWTTIKRFNSQWRQLAQCYEKLPEKLSLLLQDEEGTRRTIRCGVILPRRQETNHSEFISALLSDVYARDQTWFRTLVTRYHGKNVSNVLMRYGQQLDLLKSERSIMLTLPSPFLKRYDVEFLEFHDNERPEYERGCHLYVDLGDSPSRVWPTISINDTKISKELLLSSSVNAKLALKATIDFVRDKSTVDEYLRNMETSNFDNISKRLGSILEDKETIFKNLQKSIIENIKRTELPLERKKMIEYERKQMMSEIESWSQLAHLELQTVINPLLDQFSREHLSIWKIYTYSESKLKLNLLELLVEPLTHLKMKSSLFKLSGKLQLDDTLALKSPLEIQNIGQRVLKLHGKANKAIYQNFFSLQLPLILCSVVGGLSEQFSFYSMGSLASFGIVLGFKRVMSYWDETMKSLQQDIIANIRENIEKDKAMLVASGRERFSEKEFKLDQKIKIIDSLPNELKK
- the NFU1 gene encoding Nfu1p (similar to Saccharomyces cerevisiae NFU1 (YKL040C); ancestral locus Anc_2.553) — protein: MIFKFRRKVPRIFSSRGYLLVIMFKSRVGSVLGLASRGRFSWQPAVAQRWISIKTLTTPNENAVKFVSTDGELLQDHGSSSVEIKNTDDSLISHSKLAQRIFVQCPGVESLMIGDNFITVNKDPMVHWNQVNSKVIELLTEHLASGENTLTEEFHSAKDSQEVGYEMTMPKFDLTEEDKEVSDMIDEIIQTRIRPAIQDDGGDIQYRAFDPKSGTVYLKLQGACKSCSSSEDTLKHGIESMLKHYVEEVQSVVQMLDPEEEVALKEFDKFERRIQSKNGKDASAP
- the OPI1 gene encoding transcriptional regulator OPI1 (similar to Saccharomyces cerevisiae OPI1 (YHL020C); ancestral locus Anc_2.557), translated to MPLRQHPSLSEEDVQAAEMLDVLRNSHADEHVLSKELENKKEVIKKEDPGLNSQALQGSQYSLLEKVRRNSIINNVVTLYEMNSKKRAASILLEKERGPSRESFNDIPKSDEPNYDLGSDNVSKRQKITKALAKSKGNLKEYQLNMSIESKKRLMACLHLLKLANKQLTNRVSVLQTQVEKERKDKKFLKRGKPVSHPPRNIHDKEECGSDISNDSDDDSDEEFFDASDSLDDQSRVIKMEVVGTVKKVYSLISKFAGNSLPEPARSQVRQTLLNLPTNWTISVHKSSMSPKARRHRKRLSANGKVLILAEESLNMVKNVMDVVDCTLGRAEEWVKHKQEVKELLKQKFIHQQLKSQIREQLEKEQIEENGPR
- the MCO14 gene encoding 4a-hydroxytetrahydrobiopterin dehydratase (similar to Saccharomyces cerevisiae YHL018W; ancestral locus Anc_2.554) translates to MYNKLTKVAPIALSAAEINKKLAEIPSWLVVNNVLTRDIRFKDYETTWAFLNQVAMRSHLWGHHPTITTTYSQVKLELTTHSLENKVSDIDLKLAKRYERYVNLYEKN
- a CDS encoding lung seven transmembrane receptor family protein (similar to Saccharomyces cerevisiae YHL017W and PTM1 (YKL039W); ancestral locus Anc_2.552); protein product: MQLLRLLATLWVLLNAGMVHANRQKINEKVIQTCSGMYSKEDWGGKVDPFISFNMKQISELAENDPGVIVAIFDYQDYQHLGAKTNDDRNYYVCDDYAIELSLCDAEHKNEFIVRDIAYDPFTETNRTLVNQVMTFSQDTVGLHDTKYPVLKTGYFCVAAISSSDNTKFNAVINFRNAYGNLAAAEVNKLPLYGLLAIGYVIAMALYSFAFWKHKHELLPLQKYLLAFFVFLTAETIFVWAFYNIKNEKGDSAGLKVYVVFLAILSAGKVTFSFFLLLIIALGYGIVFPKLNKTLMRRCQMFAAFTYALCIAFLIQDYLQDPDSPSLLIFITVVPLMLTMFAFYFMILKSMTNTVRYLREQRQMVKLNMYRKLLTIIYASLLIVAAGLVISTFVFVGMNTIQMVEQHWRTRFFFTDFWPTLVYFGVFVIFTFIWRPTDTSYMLACSQQLPTDPENVADFDLDDLQSLGEPSNNFDDTIRDDDMIFTDDEDNGNERENQKANQEPNKMSSKPT